In the genome of Streptomyces sp. V2I9, one region contains:
- a CDS encoding alpha/beta fold hydrolase — MTTTDGVPLVFVHGTRFSAGQWSMQLAALREEFPVGAVDLPGHGKRSAEPWSMSAAVEVVASAVDALGHGPAVVIGHSLGGYVALEFARRRPELLRGLVLAGASASTRGPWAAPYRWAAGLVCRIPADRLTRWNDRLLRRLYPPEVVEATIGAGYAFHTLPTAWGEVLGRFDAGSMRHVEAPALILNGERDTVFRSGEADFARAHQHARVELVPGARHLANFDAPDAFTDAVRRFARQLPATP; from the coding sequence ATGACGACGACGGATGGCGTGCCGCTGGTCTTCGTCCACGGGACACGTTTCAGCGCCGGGCAGTGGAGCATGCAACTCGCCGCGCTCCGCGAGGAGTTCCCGGTGGGAGCCGTCGATCTGCCGGGGCACGGGAAGCGGTCGGCCGAGCCCTGGAGCATGTCCGCCGCCGTCGAGGTCGTAGCCTCCGCGGTGGACGCGCTGGGGCACGGCCCTGCCGTGGTGATCGGGCACTCGCTCGGCGGTTATGTAGCGCTGGAGTTCGCCCGCCGCCGCCCGGAACTGTTGCGCGGGCTGGTCCTCGCGGGCGCCAGCGCCTCCACGCGCGGCCCGTGGGCCGCGCCCTACCGGTGGGCCGCCGGGCTGGTGTGCCGGATCCCGGCGGACCGGCTGACGCGGTGGAACGACCGGCTGCTGCGGCGGCTCTACCCGCCCGAGGTGGTGGAGGCGACCATCGGCGCCGGCTACGCGTTCCACACCCTGCCCACCGCCTGGGGCGAGGTCCTGGGCCGCTTCGACGCGGGCTCGATGCGGCATGTGGAAGCCCCCGCGCTGATCCTCAACGGCGAGAGGGACACCGTCTTCCGGTCCGGTGAGGCGGACTTCGCTCGAGCGCATCAGCACGCCCGTGTCGAACTGGTCCCCGGCGCGAGGCACCTTGCGAACTTCGACGCTCCGGACGCCTTCACCGACGCGGTACGCCGTTTCGCGCGGCAGCTTCCCGCCACCCCCTGA
- the acnA gene encoding aconitate hydratase AcnA produces MSANSFDARSTLRVGDESYEIFKLDKVEGSARLPYSLKVLLENLLRTEDGANITADHIRAIGGWDSQAQPSQEIQFTPARVIMQDFTGVPCVVDLATMREAVKVLGGDPAKINPLAPAELVIDHSVIADKFGTKEAFGQNVELEYGRNKERYQFLRWGQTAFDEFKVVPPGTGIVHQVNIEHLARTVMVRNGQAYPDTLVGTDSHTTMVNGLGVLGWGVGGIEAEAAMLGQPVSMLIPRVVGFKLTGELPAGTTATDLVLTITEMLRKHGVVGKFVEFYGQGVAATSLANRATIGNMSPEFGSTAAIFPIDDETLKYLRLTGRDEQQVALVEAYAKEQGLWLDPNAEPDFSEKLELDLATVVPSIAGPKRPQDRIVLANAAQQFTQDVRNYVADDMEASKESFPASDAPANTPNGAPSKPVTVTAPDGSTYEIDHGAVTVAAITSCTNTSNPYVMVAAALVAKKAVEKGLTRKPWVKTTLAPGSKVVTDYFDKAGLTPYLDKVGFNLVGYGCTTCIGNSGPLPEEVSKAVNDNDLAVTSVLSGNRNFEGRINPDVKMNYLASPPLVVAYAIAGSMKVDITKDALGVDQDGKPVHLADIWPSEAEVNDVVANAIGEDMFNKSYQDVFAGDAQWQALPIPTGNTFEWDAESTYVRKPPYFEGMAMDPAPVEDITGARVLAKLGDSVTTDHISPAGAIKADTPAGKYLTEHGIERRDFNSYGSRRGNHEVMIRGTFANIRLRNQIAPGTEGGYTRDFTQADGPVSFIYDASQNYQAAGVPLAILAGKEYGSGSSRDWAAKGTALLGVKAVIAESYERIHRSNLIGMGVLPLQFPEGQNAETLGLTGEEAFSFTGVTELNNGTTPRTVKVTTDTGVEFDAVVRIDTPGEADYYRNGGILQYVLRSLIRS; encoded by the coding sequence GTGTCGGCGAACAGCTTCGACGCCCGCAGCACGCTGCGCGTGGGCGACGAGTCGTACGAGATCTTCAAGCTGGACAAGGTAGAGGGCTCCGCGCGCCTCCCGTACAGCCTGAAGGTCCTGCTGGAGAACCTGCTCCGCACCGAGGACGGCGCGAACATCACCGCCGACCACATCCGGGCCATCGGCGGCTGGGACTCCCAGGCCCAGCCCAGCCAGGAGATCCAGTTCACGCCGGCCCGCGTGATCATGCAGGACTTCACCGGCGTGCCCTGCGTCGTGGACCTCGCCACCATGCGCGAGGCCGTCAAGGTGCTCGGCGGCGACCCGGCGAAGATCAACCCGCTGGCCCCGGCCGAGCTGGTCATCGACCACTCCGTCATCGCCGACAAGTTCGGCACGAAGGAAGCCTTCGGCCAGAACGTCGAGCTGGAGTACGGCCGCAACAAGGAGCGCTACCAGTTCCTGCGCTGGGGCCAGACCGCCTTCGACGAGTTCAAGGTCGTCCCGCCGGGCACCGGCATCGTCCACCAGGTGAACATCGAGCACCTGGCGCGTACGGTCATGGTCCGCAACGGCCAGGCGTACCCCGACACCCTCGTCGGCACCGACTCGCACACCACCATGGTCAACGGCCTCGGCGTGCTGGGCTGGGGCGTCGGCGGCATCGAGGCCGAGGCCGCGATGCTCGGCCAGCCGGTCTCCATGCTCATCCCGCGCGTCGTCGGCTTCAAGCTGACCGGTGAGCTCCCGGCCGGCACCACCGCCACCGACCTCGTGCTGACCATCACCGAGATGCTCCGCAAGCACGGCGTCGTCGGCAAGTTCGTCGAGTTCTACGGCCAGGGCGTCGCCGCGACCTCCCTCGCCAACCGCGCCACCATCGGCAACATGTCGCCGGAGTTCGGCTCCACGGCCGCCATCTTCCCGATCGACGACGAGACGCTGAAGTACCTGCGTCTGACCGGCCGCGACGAGCAGCAGGTCGCCCTCGTCGAGGCGTACGCCAAGGAGCAGGGCCTCTGGCTCGACCCGAACGCCGAGCCGGACTTCTCCGAGAAGCTGGAGCTCGACCTCGCCACGGTCGTCCCCTCCATCGCCGGACCGAAGCGCCCGCAGGACCGCATCGTCCTCGCCAACGCCGCGCAGCAGTTCACCCAGGACGTCCGCAACTACGTCGCGGACGACATGGAGGCGAGCAAGGAGTCCTTCCCGGCCTCCGACGCCCCGGCCAACACGCCGAACGGCGCCCCGTCCAAGCCGGTCACGGTCACGGCCCCCGACGGCTCGACGTACGAGATCGACCACGGCGCTGTCACCGTCGCCGCGATCACCTCCTGCACCAACACCTCGAACCCCTACGTCATGGTCGCCGCCGCGCTCGTGGCGAAGAAGGCGGTCGAGAAGGGCCTGACCCGCAAGCCGTGGGTCAAGACCACGCTCGCGCCGGGCTCGAAGGTCGTCACCGACTACTTCGACAAGGCGGGCCTGACCCCGTACCTCGACAAGGTCGGCTTCAACCTCGTCGGCTACGGCTGCACCACCTGCATCGGCAACTCCGGCCCGCTGCCGGAGGAGGTCTCCAAGGCGGTCAACGACAACGACCTCGCGGTCACGTCGGTGCTCTCCGGCAACCGCAACTTCGAGGGCCGGATCAACCCCGACGTCAAGATGAACTACCTGGCGTCCCCGCCGCTGGTCGTCGCGTACGCCATCGCCGGCTCGATGAAGGTGGACATCACCAAGGACGCCCTCGGCGTCGACCAGGACGGCAAGCCGGTCCACCTGGCCGACATCTGGCCCTCCGAGGCCGAGGTCAACGACGTCGTGGCCAACGCCATCGGCGAGGACATGTTCAACAAGTCCTACCAGGACGTCTTCGCGGGCGACGCCCAGTGGCAGGCGCTGCCGATCCCGACCGGCAACACCTTCGAGTGGGACGCCGAGTCCACCTACGTCCGCAAGCCCCCGTACTTCGAGGGCATGGCGATGGACCCGGCCCCGGTCGAGGACATCACGGGCGCCCGCGTCCTGGCCAAGCTGGGCGACTCGGTCACCACCGACCACATCTCCCCGGCCGGCGCCATCAAGGCCGACACCCCGGCCGGCAAGTACCTCACGGAGCACGGCATCGAGCGCCGTGACTTCAACTCCTACGGGTCGCGCCGTGGCAACCACGAGGTCATGATCCGCGGCACGTTCGCCAACATCCGCCTGCGCAACCAGATCGCGCCGGGCACCGAGGGCGGCTACACCCGCGACTTCACCCAGGCGGACGGCCCGGTGTCGTTCATCTACGACGCCTCGCAGAACTACCAGGCCGCCGGCGTCCCGCTCGCGATCCTCGCGGGCAAGGAGTACGGCTCCGGCTCGTCCCGCGACTGGGCGGCCAAGGGCACCGCGCTCCTGGGCGTCAAGGCCGTCATCGCCGAGTCCTACGAGCGCATCCACCGCTCGAACCTCATCGGCATGGGCGTCCTCCCGCTCCAGTTCCCCGAGGGCCAGAACGCCGAGACCCTCGGTCTCACCGGCGAGGAGGCGTTCTCCTTCACCGGCGTCACCGAGCTGAACAACGGCACCACCCCCCGTACGGTCAAGGTCACCACCGACACCGGTGTGGAGTTCGACGCGGTCGTCCGCATCGACACCCCCGGCGAGGCCGACTACTACCGCAACGGCGGCATCCTGCAGTACGTGCTCCGCAGCCTGATCCGCAGCTAG
- a CDS encoding FxLYD domain-containing protein produces the protein MSDNFPPPPEQPQPEHRAPEGTLPAAGPSPWAAPATPPHQQRTGLIVTLAVGGALVVAGVVAALVHSTVSAVQDFVALPSERSDTSYSEPYEGEAYEEEPVESTPEPAAEGDVTITKCSRDSVIGWPHADLKIVNRTGSPAAYIVSITFVDGDGAVVADGIATTEDVAPGGSAKVRALGSGEVAADTKCRIGHVERHAL, from the coding sequence ATGTCCGACAACTTCCCGCCGCCGCCCGAACAGCCGCAACCAGAACACCGGGCCCCGGAGGGGACGCTCCCGGCGGCGGGCCCATCACCGTGGGCCGCACCCGCGACGCCGCCGCACCAGCAGCGTACGGGGCTGATCGTGACACTGGCCGTGGGGGGCGCGCTCGTCGTGGCGGGGGTGGTGGCGGCGCTCGTCCACTCGACGGTGTCCGCGGTGCAGGACTTCGTCGCGCTGCCGTCGGAGCGGTCGGACACGTCGTACTCCGAACCGTACGAAGGGGAGGCGTACGAAGAGGAGCCGGTGGAGTCCACGCCGGAGCCGGCCGCCGAGGGAGACGTCACGATCACGAAGTGCTCCCGCGACTCCGTGATCGGCTGGCCGCACGCCGATCTGAAGATCGTGAACAGGACCGGGAGCCCGGCGGCCTACATCGTCTCCATCACCTTCGTGGACGGGGACGGCGCCGTGGTGGCCGACGGCATCGCGACCACCGAGGATGTCGCTCCCGGCGGTTCGGCGAAGGTGCGGGCCCTGGGGTCCGGCGAGGTGGCGGCGGACACGAAGTGCCGGATCGGCCACGTCGAGCGGCACGCGTTGTGA
- a CDS encoding histidine phosphatase family protein: MGELILIRHGETEWSRSGQHTSWTDLPLTDAGERQARALVPLLADRNIGLTLVSPMTRARRTAELAGLHAPRVTPELREWDYGGYEGITTKAIRRTRPFWNLWTDGVDPGSDEHPGESPAQIGQRADQVLAGVRSAAEGIGDADIALVAHSHFLRVLTARYLGLTPAEGRLFQLATGALSRLGTEHGRPVVAALNVALPESLRPE; encoded by the coding sequence ATGGGCGAGCTGATCCTCATCCGGCACGGCGAGACCGAATGGTCCCGCTCCGGACAGCACACGAGCTGGACCGACCTCCCCCTCACCGACGCCGGGGAGCGCCAGGCCCGCGCGCTCGTCCCGCTGCTGGCCGACCGGAACATCGGGCTCACCCTCGTCAGCCCGATGACCCGCGCCCGCCGCACCGCCGAACTGGCCGGACTGCACGCCCCGCGGGTCACCCCCGAACTGCGCGAATGGGACTACGGCGGCTACGAGGGCATCACCACCAAGGCGATCCGCCGCACGCGCCCCTTCTGGAACCTGTGGACCGACGGCGTCGACCCCGGCTCCGACGAGCATCCCGGTGAGAGCCCCGCCCAGATCGGACAGCGCGCCGACCAGGTGCTCGCGGGCGTGCGGTCGGCCGCCGAGGGGATCGGGGACGCGGACATCGCCCTCGTCGCGCACTCGCACTTCCTGCGCGTCCTCACCGCCCGCTACCTCGGGCTGACCCCGGCCGAGGGCCGCCTCTTCCAGCTCGCCACCGGTGCCCTCTCCCGCCTCGGCACCGAGCACGGCCGGCCCGTCGTCGCCGCGCTCAACGTCGCCCTGCCCGAGAGCCTCCGGCCCGAGTGA
- a CDS encoding GH92 family glycosyl hydrolase translates to MQPPSGLNHGADMAPHTVPRPAPRRRRTPTAAALAASLALVVIAPAVATAQPSAPDRKPVGDRTFTTSFEADERQPDWRDTVEEGPDGKPRSSGVDGGFASGIPGNVTDRVTEVRASAENSAGGEVKENLVDVEPGSKWLAFARTGWVEFDLDEPVKVVTYALTSANDHAERDPRDWTLKGSADGKEWTDLDSRTGETFAKRHETKTYDFSNGTAYRHFRLEITKNNGAADILQLADVQFSNGDTSAPVPEEMRSRPDRGPSGSPTAKSGVGFTGKKALRYAGTHTPDGRAYSYNKIFDVNTAVTEDTELSYLVHPQMGETDLNYPATHVAVDLAFTDGTYLSELKATDSHGGLLTPQGQADAKRLYVNQWNKVSARIGTVAAGRTVDRVLVAYDSPKGPAKFQGWIDDISIAPKKPEKRKAHLSDYALTTRGTHSSGSFSRGNNIPATAVPHGFNFWTPVTNAGSLSWLYEYHRGNNADNLPTLQAFGASHQPSPWMGDRQTFQVMPSAVSGTPDASRTARALPFRHENETAKPHYYGVTFENGLKAEMTPADHAARMRFTYPGKDASLIFDNVSNAGGITLDPGTRSFSGYTDVRSGLSTGATRMFVYGVFDAPVTDSGRLKGGGGDDVTGFFRFDAGKDRTVELRLATSLIGVDQAKKNLAMEIPESASFDRVRRTAQSAWDDVLRTVEVEGANADQLTTLYSSLYRLYLYPNSGHEKVDGRNRYASPFSKATGENTPTRTGAKIVDGEVYVNNGFWDTYRTTWPAYSFFSPKKAGKLVDGFVQHYKDGGWTSRWSSPGYADLMTGTSTDVAFADAYVKGVKFDAEAAYDAALKNATVAPPASGVGRKGLDTSVFTGYANTATHEGLSWSLEGYVNDYGIARMGQELYRKTKKERYKEESAYFLNRAQKYVKLFDGKAGFFQGRKPNGDWRLPSGQYDPRVWGYDYTETNGWGYAFTAPQDSRGLANLYGGRAGLGRKLDTYFSTPETAGPEFVGSYGGVIHEMTEARDVRMGQYGHSNQVAHHATYMYNAASQPYRTQEKVREVLGRLYVGSEIGQGIHGDEDNGEQSAWYLFSSLGFYPLVMGSGEYAIGSPLFRKATVRMDNGRKLVVKAPRNSDTNIYVQGVKVNGKKWTSTALPHKALAKGGTLEFAMGPKPSAWGTGTDAAPVSVQKDDKVPAPEGDALKGDGALFDDTSATSATVESVELPVASATEGVQYTLTSAAADKAPTGWTLQGSADGKAWKDLDRRSGQSFAWDRQTRVFSVGEPGTYARYRLVLTGPATLAEVELLS, encoded by the coding sequence ATGCAGCCACCCAGCGGCCTCAACCACGGCGCCGACATGGCCCCTCACACGGTCCCCCGCCCGGCCCCCCGCCGGAGACGGACCCCCACAGCAGCCGCGCTGGCGGCGTCCCTCGCGCTGGTGGTGATCGCCCCCGCGGTCGCCACCGCCCAGCCCTCCGCACCGGACCGCAAGCCGGTCGGCGACCGGACGTTCACGACCTCCTTCGAGGCGGACGAGCGGCAGCCGGACTGGCGCGACACCGTCGAGGAGGGGCCCGACGGCAAGCCGCGCTCCTCGGGCGTCGACGGGGGCTTCGCCTCCGGCATACCCGGCAACGTCACCGACCGGGTGACGGAGGTCCGCGCGAGCGCCGAGAACTCCGCGGGCGGCGAGGTCAAGGAGAACCTGGTCGACGTCGAGCCGGGCTCCAAGTGGCTGGCGTTCGCCCGGACCGGCTGGGTCGAGTTCGACCTGGACGAACCGGTCAAGGTCGTGACGTACGCCCTCACTTCGGCCAACGACCACGCCGAACGCGATCCGCGGGACTGGACGCTGAAGGGCTCGGCGGACGGCAAGGAGTGGACGGACCTCGACAGCCGCACCGGCGAGACCTTCGCCAAGCGCCACGAGACGAAGACATACGACTTCTCGAACGGCACCGCCTACCGGCACTTCCGGCTGGAGATCACGAAGAACAACGGTGCGGCGGACATTCTCCAGCTCGCCGACGTTCAGTTCTCGAACGGTGACACCTCCGCCCCGGTGCCCGAGGAGATGCGCAGCCGGCCCGACCGCGGCCCCTCCGGCTCCCCCACCGCCAAGTCGGGCGTGGGATTCACCGGAAAGAAGGCACTGCGGTACGCGGGTACCCACACGCCGGACGGACGTGCGTACTCGTACAACAAGATCTTCGACGTGAACACGGCCGTCACCGAGGACACCGAGCTGTCCTACCTCGTCCACCCGCAGATGGGCGAGACGGATCTGAACTACCCGGCCACCCACGTCGCGGTGGACCTCGCCTTCACCGACGGCACCTATCTGAGCGAGCTGAAGGCCACCGACAGCCACGGCGGGCTGCTGACCCCCCAGGGCCAGGCGGACGCCAAGCGCCTCTACGTCAACCAGTGGAACAAGGTCTCCGCCCGCATCGGCACGGTCGCGGCGGGCCGGACGGTCGACCGCGTCCTGGTGGCCTACGACTCCCCCAAGGGCCCGGCGAAGTTCCAGGGCTGGATCGACGACATCTCGATCGCCCCGAAGAAGCCCGAGAAGCGCAAGGCCCATCTGTCGGACTACGCGCTGACCACCCGCGGCACCCACTCCTCCGGCAGCTTCTCGCGCGGCAACAACATCCCGGCCACGGCGGTCCCGCACGGCTTCAACTTCTGGACGCCGGTGACCAACGCCGGTTCGCTGAGCTGGCTGTACGAATACCACCGCGGCAACAACGCGGACAACCTCCCCACCCTCCAGGCGTTCGGCGCCAGCCATCAGCCGAGCCCGTGGATGGGCGACCGGCAGACGTTCCAGGTGATGCCCTCGGCCGTGAGCGGCACCCCGGACGCGTCCCGGACCGCCCGCGCGCTGCCGTTCCGGCACGAGAACGAGACGGCGAAACCGCACTACTACGGCGTCACGTTCGAGAACGGCCTCAAGGCCGAGATGACGCCCGCCGACCACGCGGCCCGGATGCGGTTCACCTATCCGGGCAAGGACGCCAGCCTGATCTTCGACAACGTCTCGAACGCCGGCGGCATCACCCTCGACCCCGGGACCCGCTCCTTCTCCGGTTACACGGACGTCAGGAGCGGCCTGTCCACCGGCGCGACACGGATGTTCGTGTACGGCGTCTTCGACGCGCCGGTCACCGACAGCGGCAGGCTGAAGGGCGGCGGGGGCGACGACGTCACCGGGTTCTTCCGTTTCGACGCGGGCAAGGACCGCACGGTCGAGCTGCGGCTCGCCACCTCGCTGATCGGCGTCGACCAGGCGAAGAAGAACCTGGCCATGGAGATCCCGGAGTCCGCCTCCTTCGACCGTGTCCGGCGTACGGCGCAGAGCGCCTGGGACGACGTCCTGCGGACGGTCGAGGTCGAGGGCGCGAACGCGGACCAGCTGACGACGCTCTACTCCAGCCTCTACCGCCTGTACCTCTACCCGAACTCCGGCCACGAGAAGGTGGACGGGAGGAACCGGTACGCCAGCCCCTTCTCCAAGGCGACCGGCGAGAACACCCCGACGCGGACCGGCGCGAAGATCGTCGACGGCGAGGTGTACGTCAACAACGGCTTCTGGGACACCTACCGCACCACCTGGCCCGCCTACTCCTTCTTCTCCCCGAAGAAGGCCGGCAAGCTGGTGGACGGATTCGTGCAGCACTACAAGGACGGCGGCTGGACCTCGCGCTGGTCCTCCCCCGGCTACGCCGACCTGATGACCGGCACCAGCACGGACGTGGCCTTCGCCGACGCGTACGTCAAGGGCGTGAAGTTCGACGCCGAGGCGGCCTACGACGCGGCGCTCAAGAACGCCACCGTCGCCCCGCCCGCCTCCGGCGTGGGCCGCAAGGGCCTGGACACCTCGGTCTTCACCGGCTACGCGAACACCGCCACCCACGAGGGCCTGTCGTGGTCCCTGGAGGGGTACGTCAACGACTACGGCATCGCCCGCATGGGCCAGGAGCTGTACCGGAAGACGAAGAAGGAGCGGTACAAGGAGGAGTCCGCGTACTTCCTGAACCGGGCGCAGAAGTACGTCAAACTCTTCGACGGCAAGGCCGGGTTCTTCCAGGGCAGGAAGCCGAACGGCGACTGGCGGCTGCCCTCCGGCCAGTACGACCCGCGCGTCTGGGGCTACGACTACACCGAGACCAACGGCTGGGGCTACGCCTTCACCGCCCCGCAGGACAGCCGGGGCCTGGCCAATCTGTACGGCGGCCGCGCGGGGCTGGGCAGGAAGCTGGACACGTACTTCTCGACGCCGGAGACGGCCGGCCCGGAGTTCGTCGGGAGCTACGGCGGGGTCATCCACGAGATGACCGAGGCGCGTGACGTGCGGATGGGCCAGTACGGGCACAGCAACCAGGTCGCCCACCACGCCACGTACATGTACAACGCGGCCTCGCAGCCGTACAGGACGCAGGAGAAGGTCCGCGAGGTGCTGGGCCGGCTGTACGTCGGCAGCGAGATCGGGCAGGGCATCCACGGCGACGAGGACAACGGCGAGCAGTCGGCCTGGTACCTCTTCTCCTCGCTCGGCTTCTACCCGCTGGTGATGGGAAGCGGGGAGTACGCGATCGGCTCGCCGCTGTTCAGGAAGGCGACCGTCCGCATGGACAACGGCCGCAAGCTGGTCGTGAAGGCCCCGAGGAACAGCGACACGAACATCTACGTGCAGGGCGTGAAGGTCAACGGCAAGAAGTGGACCTCCACGGCACTCCCCCACAAGGCGCTGGCCAAGGGCGGCACGCTGGAGTTCGCCATGGGCCCGAAGCCCTCGGCGTGGGGCACGGGCACGGACGCGGCCCCGGTCTCGGTGCAGAAGGACGACAAGGTCCCGGCACCCGAGGGCGACGCGCTGAAGGGCGACGGGGCGCTGTTCGACGACACCTCGGCCACCTCGGCGACGGTCGAGTCGGTGGAGCTTCCGGTGGCCTCCGCCACGGAGGGCGTCCAGTACACGCTGACCTCGGCGGCGGCGGACAAGGCCCCGACGGGGTGGACGCTCCAGGGGTCGGCGGACGGCAAGGCGTGGAAGGACCTCGACCGCCGCTCGGGCCAGTCGTTCGCCTGGGACCGGCAGACACGGGTGTTCTCCGTGGGTGAGCCGGGCACTTACGCGCGGTACCGGCTGGTGCTGACGGGTCCGGCCACGCTCGCGGAGGTCGAGCTGCTCTCCTGA
- the ngcE gene encoding N-acetylglucosamine/diacetylchitobiose ABC transporter substrate-binding protein, whose translation MGSTSAHNNEGLGRRDLIKRSAALGLIAVPTMSFLSACASGDSGSDDKVEKGEKTDKNPLAVNGSAPLEIVIFDGGFGTKYAEDAKAVYEKTYPEAKVKFSATQKIQSVLQPRFNGGTPPDLIDNSGAQQMDMGVLVGKKQLTDLTPLLDAPSIDDPAKKVRDTLRPGIVEMGQFDGDPVWIMYYAYTVYGVWYSQTALEKLDATYPENWDDMLALCAKAKKQGIAGWTYPGKHPYYLPFSLYPFIAKIGGVEVLDAIDNLEPKAWEHPAVKSAFEAYYELVAKGYILEGTPGLDHRGSQGAWARGKALFIPNGSWVENEEAAIIPKDFKLSVGAPSGLDSSDKMPFGTIWASGGEPFIVPSKAKNPEGGLEQLRIMLSEASSKSFTTSTKSLSAYNGGTDGIELSDGLKSGVAALEKAGTNVVNPRLQDWYVKLQKEQIGVAALGEMMAGRAKPAETIKKIQAFADATAKDQSIKHFKHQ comes from the coding sequence ATGGGATCCACCTCCGCCCACAACAATGAGGGCCTTGGCCGTCGCGATCTGATCAAGCGTTCTGCCGCACTCGGCCTGATCGCTGTTCCGACGATGAGCTTCCTGTCCGCCTGCGCGAGCGGCGACAGCGGCAGCGACGACAAGGTCGAAAAGGGCGAGAAGACCGACAAGAACCCGCTGGCCGTCAACGGCAGCGCACCGCTGGAGATCGTCATCTTCGACGGTGGCTTCGGCACCAAGTACGCCGAGGACGCCAAGGCCGTCTACGAGAAGACCTACCCCGAGGCGAAGGTCAAGTTCTCCGCGACGCAGAAGATCCAGTCGGTTCTTCAGCCGCGGTTCAACGGTGGCACCCCGCCGGACCTGATCGACAACTCCGGCGCCCAGCAGATGGACATGGGCGTCCTGGTCGGCAAGAAGCAGCTCACCGACCTGACCCCGCTCCTCGACGCCCCCTCCATCGACGACCCCGCCAAGAAGGTCCGCGACACGCTGCGGCCCGGCATCGTCGAGATGGGCCAGTTCGACGGCGACCCGGTCTGGATCATGTACTACGCGTACACGGTCTACGGCGTCTGGTACTCGCAGACCGCCCTGGAGAAGCTCGACGCCACGTACCCGGAGAACTGGGACGACATGCTCGCGCTCTGCGCGAAGGCGAAGAAGCAGGGCATCGCCGGCTGGACCTACCCCGGCAAGCACCCGTACTACCTCCCCTTCTCGCTGTACCCCTTCATCGCCAAGATCGGCGGTGTCGAGGTTCTCGACGCGATCGACAACCTGGAGCCGAAGGCCTGGGAGCATCCCGCGGTCAAGTCCGCCTTCGAGGCGTACTACGAGCTCGTCGCCAAGGGCTACATCCTGGAGGGCACTCCGGGCCTGGACCACCGCGGTTCGCAGGGCGCCTGGGCCCGCGGCAAGGCGCTGTTCATCCCGAACGGCTCCTGGGTGGAGAACGAGGAAGCGGCGATCATCCCCAAGGACTTCAAGCTGTCCGTGGGCGCTCCCTCCGGCCTCGACTCCTCGGACAAGATGCCCTTCGGCACCATCTGGGCGTCCGGCGGCGAGCCGTTCATCGTCCCGAGCAAGGCGAAGAACCCCGAGGGCGGTCTGGAGCAGCTGCGCATCATGCTCAGCGAGGCCTCCTCCAAGTCCTTCACCACCAGCACCAAGTCGCTCTCCGCCTACAACGGCGGCACGGACGGCATCGAGCTGTCCGACGGCCTCAAGTCCGGCGTCGCCGCGCTGGAGAAGGCCGGCACCAACGTGGTCAACCCGCGCCTGCAGGACTGGTACGTGAAGCTCCAGAAGGAGCAGATCGGCGTCGCCGCGCTCGGCGAGATGATGGCGGGCCGCGCCAAGCCGGCCGAGACCATCAAGAAGATCCAGGCCTTCGCCGACGCGACCGCCAAGGACCAGTCCATCAAGCACTTCAAGCACCAGTGA
- a CDS encoding carbohydrate ABC transporter permease, translated as MQHGKYRFIVGFLVVPMALYVIFVIWPFIQSIYYSFTDWTGLSPDFKMVGFDNYTKMLDDDVFWKSLQHSVLLAVLLPLVTLGLALFFAFMLNVGGRRRKGAAITGVRGSGFYKIAYFFPQVLSIAIVAILFQFAFDPAQGMINGTLKAVGFDDVPTWLGDPDLALWVIMAVLVWCTTGFFVVLFSAGMASIPKDFYEAALLDGASRFTTFFRITLPLLWDTVQSGWVYMGILALGAEGFAIVHIMSVGPGGPDYSTTVLPLYVYQAAFRDGQAGYATTIGVALLLVTLAFAAIVMRVGRRERLEF; from the coding sequence ATGCAACACGGTAAATACCGGTTCATAGTCGGGTTCTTGGTGGTTCCGATGGCGTTGTACGTCATCTTCGTCATCTGGCCCTTCATCCAGTCCATCTACTACTCGTTCACGGACTGGACGGGCCTGAGCCCCGACTTCAAGATGGTCGGGTTCGACAACTACACCAAGATGCTCGACGACGACGTCTTCTGGAAATCGCTGCAGCACAGTGTGCTGCTGGCCGTTCTGCTGCCGCTGGTGACGCTGGGCCTGGCGCTCTTCTTCGCCTTCATGCTCAACGTGGGCGGGCGGCGCCGCAAGGGCGCCGCCATCACCGGCGTACGGGGCTCGGGCTTCTACAAGATCGCGTACTTCTTCCCGCAGGTGCTCTCGATCGCGATCGTGGCCATCCTGTTCCAGTTCGCCTTCGACCCGGCCCAGGGCATGATCAACGGCACCCTCAAGGCCGTCGGCTTCGACGACGTGCCGACCTGGCTGGGCGACCCGGACCTGGCCCTGTGGGTCATCATGGCGGTCCTCGTCTGGTGCACGACCGGCTTCTTCGTGGTGCTGTTCTCCGCCGGCATGGCCTCCATCCCCAAGGACTTCTACGAAGCCGCCCTGCTGGACGGGGCGAGCCGCTTCACGACCTTCTTCCGGATCACGCTGCCCCTGCTGTGGGACACGGTCCAGTCCGGCTGGGTCTACATGGGCATCCTGGCGCTCGGCGCCGAGGGCTTCGCCATCGTCCACATCATGAGCGTCGGCCCCGGCGGGCCCGACTACTCGACCACCGTCCTGCCGCTGTACGTCTACCAGGCGGCGTTCCGTGACGGACAGGCGGGCTACGCGACCACGATCGGTGTCGCCCTGCTCCTCGTGACCCTGGCGTTCGCCGCCATCGTCATGCGGGTGGGCCGGCGCGAGCGGCTGGAGTTCTGA